GATGGTTTGGCTCATGAAATATTTACCTCTAATGCAGTCTTAACGAGTAATTTGGATAGTCAACAGTTTATAAGTGATCAGATGGCTCTCTTGAGGTTCTGGTGATCAGCAAATCCTCTCGAAGAAAAGGCCGACACCCTACCACTTCTCCAATATACAAGGGGCGTAAGCCCTAGGGGAAAGGAATGTAAATATTTATTAAATTGTAGCCTTTGATACAATGCGGAGGGGGTGAAGTGTGTATGCTCTGCTTGAGCATTTGCTGGTCATTGTTTTGGGTTGCCCGATCGCTTAACCCGAATCGAAATGTCACGCACTCAAACCATTTACCATTAACCCTTTTCTTTTGATGAAAATAAAACAACTCGGCATTGTCTCCGCCGGGGTTGCCCTGGCAACTCTGGGAACCAGTGCGGCACAAGCTGCTTTGGTGGTCGTCCCTCCCGACTTGGCCGTTGGCGATCAGTATCGTTTGGTGTTTGTCACTGAAGGCAAACGGGATGCAACAAGCACCGACATCGATGACTACAATAACTTTGTCACCAGTCAAGTGTTGCCAGCAGGGACGACTGATACGGCTCTCTATCAGGCTTTAAAGATAGCAGGAATTGACCCGAATACGATTACTTGGAAGGCGATCGGTTCTACTGCTTCAGTCGATGCCCGTGATAATACGGGTACTAATCCGACATTGAGTACGGGTGTTCCGATCTATCTCATAGATGGCAACCGGGTCGCCAACAATAATGCCGATCTCTGGGATGGCAGCATCCAAACCGCTATCAATCGCACTCCTGACGATTGGCAATTGAATGAGCCAGTCTGGACAGGGACCAATAACAATGGAACAGCGGAGAATGGAAGACTTGGTGGTGGCTCCCTGGGGCAAGTAAGATACGGGCGCGCCAGTTCGATTACAGCTGAGTGGATTACCATGGACGATTCCAACCGCTTTGGTATCAGCCGGTTATATGGCATCTCCTCCGTGCTGACAGTTCCGACTCCAGCAGTCACTGTCCCCGAACCCTCTAGCCTTCTTGGTTTTATCACACTGGGCGGTTTAATGTTAGGAGGTGCTGTCCGCAAAGCTAGAAAATAATGCCCCAAGGGAGAGGAGACGCGGGTTTCCTCTCTCTTTTTTTGGGGGTTATGAGTAGCATCTCAGTCACGAATTATGCTAGGATTCGCCCTAGAATGATAAAAAATCATGACTACACAAGCAACAGTAATCCAAGGCACGGCCAGGGAAATTAGAGAAGCACTGGCGCTTATACCAGATGATGAAATTGTCCGCCTTATGGTGGGTCGTCCCAGCTTATCTATTAGACCTCTCCAAAAATTTATAAGTCAGTCACAGCAAGGAAGAGAGGCAGATTAGACCAAGAGTCAAAATTAGCTCTCAAAACCGATTAATCAGGGTTTGAAGAGACAAAATCCAATTTTGACGGAAAACTATGGCTAATTATAACGTCAATTACTTCCCCTGATTGCTCCCCTTCTATTACTTCTAAAATTAGCGCACTAATTCTCAACCTTACTAAGCCACAAACGGTCAGTAAAACCGATTTATATCGACTTTTATTTAATCTAAATCTTTCTTGAACTACTTTAAATACTTTGACAACTCGAATTAAATGCTCAACAAAAATTCGCCGAGATGATAAAACTTTATTTTCTTTAATTTGATTCTCGGTTAATTCTCCATTCTTAGGTTTTTTATCAGGAGTTCTGATTTGATTTTCTCCTAGGTAAGCTTTATCTCCAATAAAAGTTTGTTGAGAATCGAATTTGCTTAAAGTTTGCCGACAGATTTTTATGTCGCTCGTCGGACCAGGTTGACCAATAACTACATCAACAATATCTTCAGCTTTTGGCAAGACAATAAATTGACTTTTTAAAGTATGTCTTTTTTGCTTTCCCGAATAATATATTTTTTGTTCTTGATAATCGGTCGGCCTCTCCACGGGCTGTTCTGCGCTATCGACAATCAACTCATAATCCCTTAATTGTTCAATTATTATTTCCTCTTCTTGGCACTTCTTTATTTGTTCTAACAAACTTGGCGGTAACTCTCCTTCAAAAAGTTTTTGCCAATAGGTAAAGATATTATGAGCCGTTGATTCACTCACTTGAAATATTAGTCCTAAGATTTGAAAGCTTAGATGATGTCTTAAATAAACCAACATTAGAACAATTTGTTCCTCTTCTGATAATTTAGGAGGTGTTCCGCTTCCTGGTTGATTAATCCTAATTTTGGTTTTTTCGATTTCTGATTGGTTTTTCCGATGTATAAGTTTTCCAAGTGCCATCAGTTGTTCTAGTTGTTGGTAGTCAATTCCTAATAGTCTTTTAGTTTGTTTCGGATATTTTTGAATGTATTCCCAAGTGTAGTTTTTCATGGCTTTTTTGAGTTACTATTTGTTTTATTATATCCTATATATTGTGATTTAATTAAATTATGGAGAGGTCTATTATTGCCAGAAAATTACAGCACGAGGCCGCAACTCTTGGCATAACAGCTGCGGAACACGACGCACTCATGGCATCGTTAAAAGATGATTTGTGATGCGGGTTGTTGTTGATACCAATATTCTTGTCAGTTTCGCCATCCGTCCGAACGAAAATTTTGAGCAAATGTTCAATTTTTTGGCGAGACAGGGCATTACCTTGATTTCCGATGATACAGTTTCCTCTCTCTTTTTTTGGGGTTTCATGGGAAGATCGGGAAAGCTTGCTAGGTGCAATCCCGATCATCATGAAACGAGACTCGATATTTTACCGGCTTTTTCAACAATCCCCCTCCCTTCTCTTCGATTTACTGGAAAACCCGCCAGATAATGCCACCGAATACCGCTTTGACTCCGTAGCCGTCAAAGAACCCAAATTTGAGATCGATGGCGTATTCCTGCCACCCGATAATGATAGTAGCGGGGTAATCTATTTTTGCGAAGTGCAATTTCAAAAAGACGAACGACTCTATGAAAGGGTATTTGGTGAATCATTTTTGTATTTTTATCGTCAGCGAGAACGATTTGCCGATTGGCAAATTGTTGTCATCTATCCCACCCGTAGCCTAGAACAAAGTAACACCCATCCCTACCGAGCGCTGCTCAATTGTCCTCAGGTGCATCGAATTTATCTGAACGAATTAGGGGAAATTCAGCAGTTACCCCTAGGGGTTGCCTTGATGGTACTCACTACTGTGGAAGAAACCCAAGCACCAGAAAAAGCCCGCTATTTACTGGCACGAACCCAAGAGCAAATTGCAGATACAGAAGCCAGTCGCGCCATAATAGAAATGATTGCCACAATTATGGTCTATAAATTTACTAACTTGAGTCGGCAGGAGGTGGAAGCGATGCTAGGACTACAATTGGCAGATACAAGGGTATATCGTGAAGCCAAGGAAGAAGGACGACTGGAAGGACAACTGGAAGGACGACTGGAAGGACGACTGGAAGGACGACTGGAAGGACGACTGGAAGGGGAATCTGCCCTGATTTTGCGTCTGTTGCAACGTCGCTTTGGTGCAGTGGATGAGGTGTTGGCTGCCCGAATTCAGGCTCTAGAAATCGAGCAATTAGAGTCCTTAGCTGAGGCTTTGTTGGATTTTA
This portion of the Microcystis aeruginosa NIES-2549 genome encodes:
- a CDS encoding PEP-CTERM sorting domain-containing protein (PEP-CTERM proteins occur, often in large numbers, in the proteomes of bacteria that also encode an exosortase, a predicted intramembrane cysteine proteinase. The presence of a PEP-CTERM domain at a protein's C-terminus predicts cleavage within the sorting domain, followed by covalent anchoring to some some component of the (usually Gram-negative) cell surface. Many PEP-CTERM proteins exhibit an unusual sequence composition that includes large numbers of potential glycosylation sites. Expression of one such protein has been shown restore the ability of a bacterium to form floc, a type of biofilm.), which translates into the protein MKIKQLGIVSAGVALATLGTSAAQAALVVVPPDLAVGDQYRLVFVTEGKRDATSTDIDDYNNFVTSQVLPAGTTDTALYQALKIAGIDPNTITWKAIGSTASVDARDNTGTNPTLSTGVPIYLIDGNRVANNNADLWDGSIQTAINRTPDDWQLNEPVWTGTNNNGTAENGRLGGGSLGQVRYGRASSITAEWITMDDSNRFGISRLYGISSVLTVPTPAVTVPEPSSLLGFITLGGLMLGGAVRKARK
- a CDS encoding transposase family protein yields the protein MKNYTWEYIQKYPKQTKRLLGIDYQQLEQLMALGKLIHRKNQSEIEKTKIRINQPGSGTPPKLSEEEQIVLMLVYLRHHLSFQILGLIFQVSESTAHNIFTYWQKLFEGELPPSLLEQIKKCQEEEIIIEQLRDYELIVDSAEQPVERPTDYQEQKIYYSGKQKRHTLKSQFIVLPKAEDIVDVVIGQPGPTSDIKICRQTLSKFDSQQTFIGDKAYLGENQIRTPDKKPKNGELTENQIKENKVLSSRRIFVEHLIRVVKVFKVVQERFRLNKSRYKSVLLTVCGLVRLRISALILEVIEGEQSGEVIDVIISHSFPSKLDFVSSNPD
- a CDS encoding Rpn family recombination-promoting nuclease/putative transposase yields the protein MKRDSIFYRLFQQSPSLLFDLLENPPDNATEYRFDSVAVKEPKFEIDGVFLPPDNDSSGVIYFCEVQFQKDERLYERVFGESFLYFYRQRERFADWQIVVIYPTRSLEQSNTHPYRALLNCPQVHRIYLNELGEIQQLPLGVALMVLTTVEETQAPEKARYLLARTQEQIADTEASRAIIEMIATIMVYKFTNLSRQEVEAMLGLQLADTRVYREAKEEGRLEGQLEGRLEGRLEGRLEGRLEGESALILRLLQRRFGAVDEVLAARIQALEIEQLESLAEALLDFTTLNDLVLWLNRYSQPLN